Proteins from one Procambarus clarkii isolate CNS0578487 chromosome 8, FALCON_Pclarkii_2.0, whole genome shotgun sequence genomic window:
- the LOC123759811 gene encoding uncharacterized protein, whose product MAERTCIVEKGRGRPYMVEQAEADHICFVYRINKTLVLLSTAVIGVCLAQQAYLPPTNGFNGNGGTGNGLAVNGANGNGGYSNGNGGNGVTNGNGNGGYTNGNGGYSNGNGNGNGGNGGVNGNGGPTNGNGGYTNGNGGPTNGNGGYSNGNGNGGSTNGNGNGGYSNGNGNGGSTNGNGNGGSTNGNGNGGYSNGNGNGGYSNGNGNGGSTNGNGNGGYSNGNGNGGSTNGNGNGGYSNGNGNGGSTNGNGNGGSTNGNGNGGYSNGNGNGGSTNGNGNGGYSNGNGNGGSTNGNAIDGIFNGIFDPIAALGDAIGGGGVPGVDYPILASVPLTGFSCTGQIPGYYADTAPEAGCQVFHICQADGRSDSFLCPNGTIFNQQYFVCDWWYNFDCSTAQQFYGLNAQIGLTNGNGNGYSNGNGNGANGNGNGYSNGNGANGNGNGANGVNGNGNGANGNGNGYANGNGANGNGITNGNGANGNGNGITNGNGANGNGNGITNGVNGNGAIGNGNGYSNGANGNGNGYTNGANGNGNGYTNGANGNGNGYTNGANGNGNGYTNGANGNGNGHTNGANGNGNGYTNGNGNGNGISNGANGNGANGNGNGISNGANGNGKPNGNAYTYPSPAATNGLYQVPSL is encoded by the exons TTTTGTTTACCGGATCAATAAAACTCTGGTACTTCTCTCAACAGCTGTGATTGGCGTCTGTTTGGCCCAACAGGCCTATCTGCCTCCAACCAATGGTTTCAACGGCAACGGGGGTACCGGAAATGGACTCGCAGTCAATGGAGCTAACGGGAATGGGGGATACTCCAATGGTAATGGAGGAAATGGTGTAACTAATGGAAATGGCAATGGTGGCTATACAAACGGAAATGGTGGTTACAGTAATGGTAACGGAAATGGTAATGGAGGAAATGGTGGAGTAAATGGCAACGGTGGTCCCACAAATGGCAATGGTGGTTACACTAACGGAAATGGTGGTCCCACAAATGGCAATGGTGGTTACTCCAACGGAAATGGCAACGGTGGTTCCACAAACGGAAATGGCAACGGTGGTTACTCCAACGGAAATGGCAATGGTGGTTCTACAAACGGAAATGGCAATGGTGGTTCTACAAACGGAAATGGCAATGGTGGCTATTCTAACGGAAATGGAAATGGTGGTTACTCCAACGGAAATGGCAATGGTGGTTCTACAAACGGAAATGGCAACGGTGGTTACTCCAACGGAAATGGCAATGGTGGTTCTACAAACGGAAATGGCAACGGTGGTTACTCCAACGGAAATGGCAATGGTGGTTCCACAAACGGAAATGGCAATGGTGGTTCTACAAACGGAAATGGCAATGGTGGTTACTCCAACGGAAATGGCAATGGTGGTTCTACAAACGGTAATGGCAATGGTGGCTATTCTAACGGAAATGGCAATGGTGGTTCTACAAACGGAAATGCCATTGACGGGATCTTTAACGGCATTTTCGACCCCATCGCTGCCCTTGGTGACGCTATTGGAGGCGGAGGCGTCCCCGGCGTGGACTATCCCATCCTGGCTTCTGTCCCACTCACCGGATTCTCCTGCACCGGACAAATCCCCGGATACTACGCTGATACTGCCCCAGAGGCCGGATGTCAG GTGTTCCACATCTGCCAGGCCGATGGCAGGAGCGACTCTTTCCTCTGTCCCAACGGCACCATCTTCAACCAGCAGTACttcgtgtgtgactggtggtacaACTTCGACTGTTCCACCGCCCAACAGTTCTACGGTCTCAACGCTCAAATCGGTCTCACCAACGGTAACGGTAACGGGTATTCCAACGGCAATGGAAATGGTGCCAATGGTAACGGTAATGGTTATTCTAATGGCAATGGAGCCAACGGCAATGGAAATGGTGCCAATGGAGTCAACGGCAATGGAAATGGTGCCAATGGTAACGGTAATGGTTATGCTAATGGCAATGGAGCCAACGGAAATGGTATTACTAATGGCAATGGAGCCAACGGAAACGGAAATGGTATTACTAATGGCAATGGAGCCAACGGAAACGGAAATGGTATTACTAATGGAGTCAATGGTAATGGAGCCATTGGTAACGGAAATGGCTATTCTAATGGAGCAAATGGTAACGGGAATGGCTATACTAATGGAGCTAATGGTAACGGCAATGGCTATACTAACGGAGCTAATGGTAACGGCAATGGCTATACTAATGGAGCTAATGGTAACGGCAATGGCTATACTAATGGAGCTAATGGTAACGGCAATGGCCATACTAATGGAGCTAATGGTAACGGCAATGGCTATACTAATGGTAATGGTAACGGAAATGGCATTAGTAACGGAGCTAATGGCAATGGAGCCAATGGTAACGGAAATGGCATTAGTAACGGAGCTAATGGTAATGGAAAGCCCAATGGGAATGCGTACACGTACCCAAGCCCGGCCGCCACCAACGGGTTGTACCAGGTACCAAGCTTATAG